One window from the genome of Dyadobacter sp. CECT 9275 encodes:
- a CDS encoding 6-pyruvoyl trahydropterin synthase family protein, with the protein MIYVTRKEHFNAAHRLFNPSWSEEKNQEVFGPCANNNWHGHNFELIVTVKGIPDADTGFVIDLKVLGDIVKKRIIDKVDHKNLNLDVDFMAGKMASCEIFVYEIWKILEPAIAEAAPHARLHYIKLVETPKNFVEYYGE; encoded by the coding sequence ATGATTTACGTAACTAGAAAAGAGCATTTTAATGCGGCACACAGGTTATTCAATCCATCCTGGTCTGAGGAGAAGAACCAGGAGGTGTTTGGTCCGTGTGCCAATAATAACTGGCACGGGCACAATTTTGAATTGATTGTAACTGTGAAAGGGATACCCGATGCGGACACGGGCTTTGTGATTGATCTTAAAGTACTGGGTGATATTGTGAAGAAAAGGATCATTGACAAGGTGGACCACAAAAACCTGAATCTGGACGTTGATTTTATGGCTGGTAAAATGGCTTCCTGTGAAATTTTTGTTTATGAAATATGGAAAATCCTGGAACCAGCCATCGCGGAAGCTGCCCCTCATGCCAGGCTTCACTACATTAAACTGGTAGAAACTCCCAAGAATTTTGTAGAATACTACGGAGAATAA
- the rfaD gene encoding ADP-glyceromanno-heptose 6-epimerase — translation MIIVTGAAGFIGSGLISQLNKEGFKSIIAVDDFSKIEKAENLEGKIIQEKVERTELFNWIDANYRDVEFIFHIGARTDTTEFSKEIFDELNVNFSKDIWHKCVAYQIPLVYASSAATYGLGELGYDDNEATIPQLKPLNPYGDSKNDFDIWALEQEKKPLFWVGLKFFNVYGPNEYHKGRMASVIFHAYNQIKATEKMKLFRSHNPEYKDGEQMRDFIYVKDLINVCIFFMHHRKNSGIYNLGSGKARTFKDLVTNTFLAMGKTPDISFVDTPEDIRDKYQYFTEANMAKLKSIGYQQPFHTLEEGVEDYVKNYLSTHSYL, via the coding sequence ATGATTATTGTAACAGGTGCTGCCGGATTTATCGGAAGCGGGCTTATCAGCCAGCTCAATAAAGAAGGTTTTAAAAGTATTATTGCCGTTGATGATTTTTCTAAAATCGAAAAAGCTGAAAATCTGGAAGGCAAAATTATTCAGGAAAAAGTCGAGAGAACAGAACTTTTTAACTGGATCGACGCAAATTACCGCGACGTAGAGTTTATTTTTCACATAGGCGCCAGAACGGATACTACCGAATTCAGCAAGGAGATTTTTGACGAGCTGAACGTCAACTTTTCCAAAGATATCTGGCACAAATGTGTAGCATATCAGATTCCGCTCGTATATGCTTCTTCCGCCGCAACCTACGGACTGGGCGAACTTGGGTACGACGACAATGAGGCTACCATCCCCCAGCTGAAACCGCTGAACCCTTACGGTGACTCCAAAAACGATTTCGATATCTGGGCGCTGGAGCAGGAGAAAAAACCGCTCTTCTGGGTGGGACTTAAATTCTTTAATGTTTACGGGCCAAACGAATATCACAAAGGCCGGATGGCGTCAGTTATATTCCATGCCTACAACCAGATTAAGGCAACGGAAAAAATGAAGCTTTTCCGTTCGCACAATCCCGAGTACAAGGATGGCGAGCAAATGCGGGATTTCATCTACGTGAAAGATCTCATCAACGTCTGCATATTCTTCATGCATCATCGTAAAAATTCGGGTATCTACAACCTCGGAAGCGGAAAGGCCCGTACCTTCAAGGATCTGGTTACCAACACTTTCCTTGCAATGGGCAAAACGCCGGATATATCCTTTGTGGACACCCCGGAGGATATCCGCGACAAGTACCAATATTTCACCGAAGCCAATATGGCCAAGCTGAAATCAATTGGCTACCAACAGCCGTTCCATACTTTGGAAGAAGGCGTTGAAGATTACGTAAAAAATTATCTGAGTACGCACAGCTATTTATAG
- the sufB gene encoding Fe-S cluster assembly protein SufB, translated as MSKEEELLEEITSSEYKYGFVTDIEADEAPPGLSDDIVRFISAKKNEPEWMLQWRLKAYHYWLTLAEPKWPNVHYPEIDFQAIKYYSAPKKKKAVDSIEDIDPELRNTFERLGISLNEQKRISGIAVDAVMDSESVFTTFKGTLKEKGIIFCSISEAIREHPDLVKKYLGSVVPARDNFYAALNSAVFSDGSFVYIPKGVRCPMELSTYFRINAAGTGQFERTLIVADTDSHVSYLEGCTAPMRDENQLHAAVVEIFAHENANVKYSTVQNWYPGDKEGKGGIYNFVTKRGICDGANSKISWTQVETGSAITWKYPSVILKGDNSIGEFYSVAVTNNMQQADTGTKMIHIGKNTKSRIVSKGISAGKSQNSYRGLVEVFKRADKARNFSQCDSLLLGDKCGAHTFPYIEVSNPTATVEHEATTSKIGEDILFYCNQRGIPTEQAVALIVNGYAKEVLNQLPMEFAVEAQKLLEISLEGSVG; from the coding sequence ATGAGCAAAGAAGAAGAATTGTTGGAAGAGATCACCAGTTCGGAATATAAATATGGTTTTGTAACTGATATTGAAGCAGACGAAGCCCCTCCGGGACTGAGTGATGATATAGTCCGTTTCATTTCGGCCAAGAAAAACGAACCCGAATGGATGCTGCAATGGCGGCTGAAAGCCTATCATTACTGGCTTACGCTGGCAGAACCGAAGTGGCCGAATGTTCACTACCCCGAAATTGATTTTCAGGCTATAAAGTACTACTCTGCGCCTAAAAAGAAAAAGGCCGTTGACAGTATCGAAGATATTGATCCTGAATTACGTAATACTTTCGAGCGGCTGGGTATATCCCTCAATGAGCAAAAAAGGATTTCCGGAATAGCAGTAGATGCTGTAATGGATTCAGAGTCGGTGTTTACCACCTTTAAAGGAACGCTGAAGGAAAAGGGAATTATTTTCTGTTCTATCAGCGAAGCCATCCGGGAACATCCCGACCTTGTAAAAAAATACCTGGGCTCCGTTGTCCCGGCGCGCGATAACTTTTATGCCGCGCTTAACTCGGCTGTATTCTCGGACGGATCTTTCGTATATATTCCAAAGGGAGTACGCTGCCCCATGGAACTTTCTACTTATTTCCGTATCAACGCGGCAGGGACAGGCCAGTTTGAACGGACACTGATTGTAGCCGACACTGATAGCCATGTGAGTTATCTGGAAGGATGTACTGCTCCCATGCGTGACGAAAACCAGCTGCATGCAGCAGTAGTTGAAATTTTCGCCCATGAAAATGCCAATGTGAAGTATTCTACCGTGCAAAACTGGTATCCTGGCGACAAAGAAGGAAAAGGCGGGATTTATAATTTCGTTACAAAACGCGGGATCTGCGACGGCGCCAACTCCAAGATTTCCTGGACACAGGTGGAAACGGGCTCTGCCATCACCTGGAAATATCCCTCGGTGATTCTGAAGGGCGACAATTCAATCGGTGAGTTTTATTCGGTTGCGGTTACCAACAACATGCAGCAGGCTGACACAGGCACCAAAATGATCCATATAGGCAAGAACACGAAAAGTCGTATTGTATCTAAAGGTATTTCTGCCGGTAAAAGCCAGAATTCGTACCGCGGTCTCGTTGAGGTGTTTAAACGCGCCGATAAAGCCAGAAACTTCTCACAATGTGATTCTCTGCTACTGGGTGATAAATGTGGTGCGCATACCTTCCCTTATATTGAGGTAAGCAACCCAACCGCCACCGTGGAACACGAAGCCACTACTTCAAAAATTGGAGAAGACATACTTTTCTATTGTAACCAAAGAGGTATTCCTACGGAACAGGCTGTGGCGCTGATCGTTAACGGATATGCAAAAGAGGTGCTCAATCAGCTTCCCATGGAGTTTGCCGTAGAAGCACAGAAGCTGCTTGAGATCAGCCTTGAAGGCAGTGTAGGATAG
- a CDS encoding cation:proton antiporter, translating into MTHVPQLIVDLSLILAMAGIITLIFKKLKQPVVLGYILAGLIVGPNFSVFPTITDIKTIEIWAEIGVIFLLFNLGLEFSFKKLVKVGSTAAITGLFEVGLMLVTGFVTGQLLGWTKTDSLFLGGIIAISSTTIIFRAFEELGLKTQQFTKVVFGILVIEDLTAVLLMVLLSTLSISQQFAGMELLQSILKLFFFLIIWFLGGIFIFPTLLRRYRKLMNDESVLITSIALCFGMVLLVTQAGFSAALGAFIMGSILAETTHAEKIEHLLKPVKDLFGAIFFISVGMLINPALLVEYALPTAILVFVVILGKTLYVTLGALISGQPLKKSMQAGMSLSQIGEFSFIIANLGLSLKVTSNFLYPIAVGVSVLTTFTTPYMMRASEPLYDWLSKMLPERWKVYLNRYSTSTETIVKTTHWNEILKSYAQTVLLNSVVVIGVTLLCSRQLADLLHARVPENYLTNSVMAFITFLLVAPFLWALVFKRSNRKAYSALWLNRKFSRGPLLLLELSRVLIAILLMGYLLSCFFATPTALSVAGGIMAISFLVFYQRLQNFYNKIEDRFLQNLNARELEGSGKSKRILLPWDAHFAFLEVSPDSTLIGKNLQELAIREKFGINVVLIERGSKTIHLPRPTEVLYPYDRIEVIGTDAQLETFRGHVEVSANGDVYLAPVDDIVLEKIEIKSDSRIHGQTIRASQIREKTHCMIVGLERNGERILNPDSNMIIEKQDILWIAGKRDLIKEFLKNKPQTDELEVLAEG; encoded by the coding sequence ATGACCCACGTTCCTCAATTAATCGTTGACCTTTCACTTATTCTTGCAATGGCGGGTATTATAACCCTCATTTTCAAGAAGTTGAAACAACCGGTGGTACTTGGGTATATACTTGCAGGCCTCATCGTGGGCCCCAACTTTTCAGTATTTCCCACCATCACTGACATCAAAACCATAGAGATATGGGCAGAAATAGGCGTTATCTTTCTTTTGTTCAATCTTGGACTGGAATTCAGTTTCAAAAAGCTGGTCAAGGTCGGCAGTACCGCTGCTATTACCGGCCTTTTTGAAGTTGGACTGATGCTGGTAACCGGCTTCGTTACCGGGCAGCTTTTAGGCTGGACCAAAACGGATAGCTTATTTCTCGGTGGCATTATTGCCATATCTTCCACTACCATTATTTTCAGAGCGTTTGAAGAACTGGGACTCAAAACGCAGCAGTTCACCAAAGTTGTTTTCGGAATATTGGTCATTGAAGATCTGACAGCCGTTTTACTCATGGTATTGCTGTCCACGCTTTCCATCAGCCAGCAGTTTGCAGGTATGGAATTACTTCAGTCCATCCTGAAACTCTTCTTTTTTCTGATCATTTGGTTTTTAGGCGGGATCTTTATTTTCCCCACGCTCCTGCGCCGTTACAGAAAGCTGATGAACGACGAAAGCGTCCTGATCACCTCCATCGCCTTATGCTTCGGTATGGTCCTTCTGGTAACGCAGGCTGGTTTTTCCGCTGCGCTCGGGGCTTTTATCATGGGTTCAATACTGGCAGAAACGACACATGCCGAGAAAATTGAACACTTGCTCAAGCCTGTTAAAGATTTGTTCGGTGCAATTTTCTTTATTTCAGTAGGTATGCTCATCAACCCGGCATTACTGGTAGAATATGCGCTCCCCACGGCCATCCTTGTTTTTGTGGTGATATTGGGAAAAACGCTGTACGTCACCCTAGGGGCGCTGATATCAGGCCAGCCGCTCAAAAAATCGATGCAGGCGGGTATGAGCTTATCGCAGATAGGTGAATTCTCGTTTATTATTGCCAACCTGGGCTTATCTCTGAAAGTCACCAGCAACTTCCTCTACCCGATCGCCGTTGGGGTTTCCGTACTCACTACGTTTACCACGCCTTACATGATGCGGGCGTCGGAACCACTATACGACTGGCTGAGTAAAATGCTGCCTGAGAGATGGAAAGTGTATCTGAACCGGTACAGTACCAGCACCGAAACTATCGTAAAAACAACACACTGGAATGAGATCCTGAAATCCTACGCGCAAACTGTGCTGCTCAATTCCGTTGTGGTGATCGGCGTCACGCTGTTGTGTTCTCGTCAGCTGGCCGACCTGCTTCATGCCCGGGTTCCGGAAAACTATCTGACCAATTCAGTCATGGCATTTATCACTTTCCTGCTGGTCGCCCCTTTCCTCTGGGCATTGGTTTTTAAACGATCGAACCGCAAAGCATATTCCGCCCTATGGCTTAACCGGAAATTCAGCCGGGGACCGCTTCTGTTGCTCGAACTTTCAAGGGTACTCATTGCCATTCTCTTAATGGGATACCTGCTGAGTTGTTTTTTTGCAACACCCACTGCACTTTCAGTAGCCGGTGGTATAATGGCCATATCCTTTCTTGTGTTTTACCAAAGGCTGCAAAATTTTTACAACAAAATCGAAGATCGTTTTCTTCAGAATTTGAACGCGCGGGAGCTGGAAGGCAGTGGTAAGTCAAAGCGAATTTTGCTCCCATGGGATGCGCATTTCGCATTTCTGGAAGTAAGCCCGGACTCAACCCTGATCGGTAAAAACTTACAGGAACTTGCTATCCGCGAAAAATTCGGAATCAACGTAGTACTGATAGAAAGAGGCAGCAAAACGATACACCTCCCCCGGCCAACGGAAGTACTGTATCCCTATGACCGCATTGAGGTAATCGGTACCGACGCCCAGCTTGAAACTTTCCGAGGCCATGTGGAGGTAAGTGCGAACGGAGATGTTTACCTGGCACCTGTGGACGATATCGTGCTTGAAAAAATAGAAATTAAAAGCGACTCAAGAATTCATGGGCAGACCATCCGTGCCAGCCAGATCAGGGAAAAAACGCATTGCATGATCGTTGGTCTTGAACGGAACGGAGAACGTATACTTAATCCTGATTCCAATATGATCATCGAAAAGCAGGATATTCTGTGGATAGCCGGAAAAAGGGATCTGATTAAAGAATTCCTCAAAAACAAACCTCAGACAGACGAACTGGAAGTTTTGGCCGAAGGTTGA